In Cyanobacteria bacterium FACHB-DQ100, one genomic interval encodes:
- a CDS encoding type II toxin-antitoxin system death-on-curing family toxin, with the protein MRYLTLSEVLELHRRIIEQSGGATGVRDIGLLESAIAQSRMTFGGDELYPSLPEKAAAIGFSIIMNHPFIDGNKRTGHATTETFLILNGLEISASVDEQEHFVLAIASGALGREEFVEWLRQNTTAR; encoded by the coding sequence ATGCGCTATCTAACGCTCTCTGAAGTATTAGAACTGCATCGCAGGATTATTGAGCAATCTGGAGGAGCAACAGGTGTTCGAGATATTGGATTGTTAGAGTCGGCAATTGCTCAATCCAGAATGACCTTTGGTGGAGACGAACTGTATCCAAGTTTGCCTGAAAAGGCGGCAGCGATCGGGTTTTCAATTATCATGAATCATCCATTCATTGATGGAAATAAGCGGACAGGTCACGCAACGACAGAAACTTTTCTGATTTTGAATGGATTAGAAATTAGTGCGTCTGTAGATGAGCAGGAGCATTTTGTACTGGCGATCGCATCCGGTGCGTTGGGGCGCGAAGAGTTTGTAGAGTGGTTGCGGCAAAATACAACCGCGAGATGA
- a CDS encoding 4-hydroxy-tetrahydrodipicolinate reductase — MAGRIPVVVNGATGKMGREIVKAVSQSPDMTLIGALAKNPKYVGEDIGEIVGCGALEVPVTNEYESMMAMLSQEKELGVVVDVTHPDAVYNNVRSAIAYGVRPVVGTTGLSAGQIQDLAEFADKASTGCLIVPNFSIGVVLMQQAAIQASQYFDHVEIIELHHNQKADAPSGTAVQTAQMLAELGKTYNEAIVSETEKVAGARGAQADEGIRIHSIRLPGLVAHQEIIFGAQGQIYTLRHDATDRTCYMPGVLLSIRKVIPLKSLVYGLEKIL, encoded by the coding sequence ATGGCAGGTCGCATTCCAGTCGTGGTGAATGGTGCAACAGGCAAAATGGGTCGGGAAATTGTCAAAGCGGTGTCACAGTCGCCAGATATGACGTTAATTGGGGCGCTGGCAAAAAACCCGAAGTATGTCGGTGAAGATATTGGGGAAATCGTCGGCTGTGGGGCGCTCGAAGTGCCTGTGACGAATGAGTATGAGTCAATGATGGCGATGCTGTCCCAGGAGAAAGAGTTGGGCGTTGTGGTGGATGTAACGCACCCGGATGCAGTTTACAACAATGTACGATCGGCGATCGCTTACGGAGTCCGTCCAGTGGTCGGCACAACCGGATTAAGCGCAGGCCAGATTCAGGATTTAGCCGAGTTTGCCGATAAAGCGAGTACCGGATGTTTAATTGTTCCGAACTTTTCGATCGGCGTTGTGTTGATGCAGCAAGCCGCGATTCAAGCTTCGCAATACTTCGATCACGTCGAAATTATTGAACTGCATCACAATCAGAAAGCTGATGCACCGAGCGGAACCGCAGTCCAAACCGCGCAAATGTTAGCGGAACTCGGCAAGACTTATAACGAAGCGATCGTCTCTGAAACTGAAAAAGTTGCAGGAGCAAGAGGAGCGCAAGCCGATGAGGGAATTCGGATTCATAGCATTCGATTGCCCGGATTGGTTGCACATCAGGAAATTATTTTTGGGGCACAAGGACAAATTTATACGCTGCGGCATGATGCGACCGATCGTACTTGTTATATGCCGGGAGTGCTGCTCTCGATTCGCAAAGTGATCCCTCTGAAATCCTTGGTGTATGGGCTGGAGAAGATTCTTTAA
- a CDS encoding MoxR family ATPase — translation MSDPQATFSRLRQALDQIVVGQSALVQQLLVAMLSGGHVILEGVPGTGKTLLVKVMAQLVRSEFRRIQLTPDILPSDILGTNIFDLNTRSFVLKKGPVFTQILLADEINRTPPKTQSALLEAMEEQQVTLDGESLPLSDFFWVIATQNSLEFEGTYPLPEAQLDRFLFKLIVAYPDAAAEKKMLLNHQAGFQAKRLDLDRIKPLASVEQVLQARQLVRSLTVEESILDYLLSVVQKTRQHPDLVLGASPRSAVAWLNASKAHAWLAGRNYVVPDDIKAVAPPLLRHRLILRPEAQLDGVNVDAVINTVLNQVPVPR, via the coding sequence ATGTCCGACCCTCAAGCAACGTTTTCTCGGCTCAGACAAGCCCTCGATCAAATTGTGGTCGGTCAATCTGCATTAGTGCAACAGCTTTTAGTGGCGATGCTGTCCGGGGGACACGTAATTTTAGAGGGAGTTCCGGGAACAGGGAAAACGCTGCTCGTCAAAGTCATGGCGCAATTGGTGCGATCGGAGTTTCGTCGCATTCAACTCACGCCAGACATCCTACCATCGGATATCTTGGGAACAAATATCTTTGACTTGAATACTCGCAGCTTTGTGCTAAAAAAAGGCCCTGTATTCACTCAGATTTTGTTAGCTGATGAAATCAATCGAACGCCGCCGAAAACCCAATCTGCGCTGCTCGAAGCGATGGAAGAACAGCAGGTGACGCTGGATGGCGAAAGCTTGCCCCTGTCTGATTTCTTTTGGGTGATTGCAACACAGAATTCATTGGAATTTGAAGGAACATATCCTTTACCAGAAGCGCAGCTCGATCGCTTCCTCTTCAAGCTGATCGTTGCTTATCCCGATGCGGCGGCTGAGAAGAAAATGCTGCTGAATCATCAAGCGGGATTTCAGGCAAAACGACTTGATCTAGACAGAATTAAGCCTTTAGCATCGGTTGAACAGGTTTTACAGGCGCGGCAATTGGTACGATCGCTCACCGTCGAAGAGTCAATTCTTGATTACCTACTCTCTGTGGTGCAAAAAACCCGTCAACATCCTGATTTAGTGCTGGGAGCATCGCCACGATCGGCAGTAGCATGGCTGAATGCCAGTAAAGCCCACGCTTGGTTAGCAGGTCGCAACTATGTGGTTCCCGATGATATCAAAGCCGTTGCACCACCCTTGTTACGACATCGATTGATCCTGCGTCCCGAAGCTCAATTAGATGGTGTGAATGTGGATGCAGTAATCAATACAGTTCTCAATCAAGTTCCTGTTCCCCGATAA
- a CDS encoding DNA-binding protein, whose translation MASITIDLSDTQFKKLQDLADVHGIALEVLLKASLEDWLNSQKADFVEAADYVLAKNAELYQRLA comes from the coding sequence ATGGCTTCAATTACTATTGATCTCTCAGATACCCAATTCAAGAAGTTACAAGACCTAGCAGATGTGCATGGAATTGCCCTAGAAGTTCTCTTGAAAGCGAGTTTAGAAGACTGGCTGAATTCGCAAAAGGCTGATTTTGTTGAGGCAGCCGATTATGTATTAGCAAAGAACGCTGAATTGTATCAACGTTTAGCCTAA
- a CDS encoding DUF58 domain-containing protein yields the protein MIPSRRTYGLLLLGGAIAAVLFLFNAALSIAALLLFDLIVLGLSIWDSSRVKSNQVKVQRQVASRLSIGRDNLVSLTVESGARSAEVRIYDKYPIAFSASSMPLSTKLAPNIKQDLSYTVHPSNRGEYHWKEIQVRQLSPWRLAWHNWKIPQDQKVAVYPDLIGLRSLSIRLTLESSGSIRRARRLGIGTEFSELREYGVGDDPRFIDWKATARRGQPLVRVLEPEQEQTLIILLDRGRLMTSQVKGLSRFDWGLNATLALALAGLHRGDRVGVGVFDRQVQTWIPPERGQAHLNHLIERLTPIQPEILEPDYLGAVTTLVNQQARRALVVVITDIVDNTASSELLAALGRLTPRYLPFCVTLRDPQVDQQAHTTTEDLPSTYQRAVALDLIAQRQIAFSTLKQRGVLVLDAPANQITNELVDRYLQLKARNQL from the coding sequence ATGATTCCTTCGCGCCGAACTTACGGATTGTTGTTACTCGGTGGCGCGATCGCTGCCGTTCTCTTCTTGTTTAACGCGGCATTGTCGATCGCAGCATTGTTATTGTTTGATCTGATTGTTCTCGGACTATCAATCTGGGATAGTTCACGGGTGAAGTCAAATCAGGTAAAAGTCCAGCGACAAGTGGCATCTCGATTGTCGATCGGGCGAGATAACTTAGTAAGTTTAACTGTCGAATCAGGAGCGCGATCGGCGGAAGTGCGAATCTATGACAAATATCCGATCGCATTTTCAGCGTCATCAATGCCCTTATCAACCAAGCTTGCACCGAACATCAAACAAGACCTATCCTACACTGTGCATCCTTCTAATCGGGGAGAATATCACTGGAAAGAAATCCAAGTCCGTCAGCTTAGTCCGTGGCGGTTAGCTTGGCACAATTGGAAGATACCGCAGGATCAGAAAGTTGCAGTTTATCCCGATTTGATTGGACTCCGATCGCTCTCCATTCGATTAACTCTAGAATCCTCTGGCTCCATTCGTCGTGCTCGTCGATTAGGGATTGGAACCGAGTTTTCTGAACTCCGAGAATATGGTGTTGGCGATGATCCGCGCTTTATTGATTGGAAAGCCACGGCACGACGCGGACAGCCTTTAGTCAGAGTCTTAGAACCAGAACAAGAGCAAACTTTGATTATTTTGCTCGATCGAGGTCGGTTGATGACTTCTCAAGTGAAAGGATTATCGCGGTTTGATTGGGGATTGAATGCCACCTTAGCACTCGCATTAGCAGGACTGCATCGGGGCGATCGCGTTGGCGTTGGAGTGTTCGATCGACAAGTGCAAACCTGGATTCCACCAGAGCGCGGACAAGCTCATCTCAATCATTTGATTGAACGGTTAACTCCAATTCAGCCGGAAATCTTAGAGCCAGATTATCTAGGTGCAGTTACAACGTTAGTCAATCAACAAGCGCGACGTGCTTTAGTTGTGGTCATTACCGATATTGTGGATAATACTGCGTCTTCAGAACTGCTTGCAGCATTGGGAAGATTGACACCAAGGTATCTACCGTTTTGTGTGACACTACGCGATCCACAAGTTGATCAGCAAGCGCACACGACTACTGAAGATTTGCCGTCAACTTATCAAAGAGCTGTTGCACTCGATCTGATAGCTCAGCGTCAAATCGCATTTAGTACATTAAAGCAGCGTGGTGTTTTGGTATTGGATGCACCCGCGAACCAAATTACAAATGAATTGGTCGATCGATATCTCCAACTCAAAGCCAGAAATCAGCTTTAG